The stretch of DNA AAGCGCTACTGTTCATGGGCAAGGTGCCGGAGGCCGTGAAGGAGCTCAAGGCGGCCATGGACCTGGAGCCGGACAGCGACGGGGCCCGGCTCGCGCAGGCCCTGATGGATGCCAAGGAGGCGGGGATTCTCCCGCCCGCCAAGAAGTAGCGGTCAGCACGCATACGAGGAGGACGGGCGATGTCTGTCGGTGGAGTCGGACGAGGGGGCGGTAAGGGCCGGGCCGGTGGGGCGAAGGGTGCCTCCGGCAAGGCACCGGCGGGCGGAGCCAGCTTCGGGGGCAAGGTCGACAAGACCGAGTCGCTCGTGGGCCCATCGGGTCTGGTAGGCTCTTCCAATGTTCAGGGAACCCAGGCTGCGGACCCCATTGCCTCCCAGGCCATGGCCATCGCCAAGCAGCTCAAGAACGGGGGCTTCAAGAACAAGGAAGAGGCGACCAAGCAGCTCGTCGCCGAGGTTCTCAAGGAGAAGCTCCACATGAAGTCCTCCACGCTTTCGAGCAAGATCGCAGACGCGCTCCAGGAGGATCCGCGGCTGAACCAGGTTCTCGAGCGGCTGTGGTCGAAGGCCGAGTGAGCGGCGCTTGGGGTTCGGCGACGACAAGAAGGCGATCCTCGAAAAGTACGGCCCATATGTGAGGTCGCTGGCGGCCACCGTCCGCAAGCAGTTCAACGCCCAGCTGGAACTCGACGAGCTGGTCTCCTACGGCCAGATTGGCCTGCTCGAGGCCGCCGACCGGTTCGATCCCAAGGTCGGGGCCAACTTCCTTACCTTTGCCCACTATCGCATCAAAGGTGCGATCTTCGACGGGCTGAGGAAAATGGGCATCTTGCGCGGCGGGGACGCCCGCTCGGCGTTCGTGGGCGAGCGCGCCGCGGCGTATCTGGGAAATCTTTCGGATCGCGAGCAGGGCGGAGGCAACCGCGGGGGGTCATTCGACGATGATGTCAATGACATCTCCAACGCGGTCGCGGGGCTGGCGATGGTGTTCGCCACCAGCCTGGAGGGCGCCGACAGCGCGGGGTACTCGGACGAGTCCCTGCCGGCAGACCAGCGGCTGGAGATGGAGCAGTTGAAGCGGCGGGTGAGGGCGGCGATCGACAAGCTCCCGGACAAGGAGCGCCAGCTGTTGCAGGGGTATTACTTCCAGGGCCGTACGCTGGAAGAGGCGGGCTCGGAGATCGGTCAGTCGAAGAGCTGGGCGTCGCGGCTGCATGCGCGGGCCATCGAGCGGCTCAAAGAGATTCTGGATGACGAAGAGGCACCTGCCTCTTCCGACGATACAAGGAGGCAGTCACATGGCGGGTCCAATGGCGGGCGTCTCGGCCGCGCAGATCGCTCAGCAGAAGCTGCAGGATCAGGGCGCGCAGCAGGTGAACAAGCAGGGAGCCTCGAAGTTCGACGGGGTCCTCGCTAACAAGAGCCAGGCGGCCGGTGGCGCCGAGCAGGTCCAGGGCGCCCAGGCCGCGCAGAAGGCCCAGGCCGCTCAGGCCACCCAGCGCGCGGACCAGGTGCGCCAGGTGGAGACCGTCAACAAGACGGAGAAGGCGGCCCTGAACAAGGTGAATGGCGCCACCAGCGAGCAGCTCACCTCGCGCGCTGCTGAGCCCGTCACCGCCAAGGCGGAGACCTCCAAGGCCGGCAACATGATGTCCAGCGTCGTCAGCTCGCTGGAGAAGGGCCAGCTCAACCTGGAGAAGCTCATTGCGCAGGGCTCCTCCGGCAAGCAGTTCTCCAACGGCGAGCTGCTGTCGCTCCAGGCCTCCATGTACAAGTACACCCAGGAGCTGGACCTGACGAGCAAGGTCGTCGAGAAGGCCACCAGCGGCCTCAAGGACGTCGTCAAGACCCAGGTGTAGCCTCCCTGGCTGCTGGCCGTCCCAGCGCTTCGCATGAAGGGCGATTCCTCGCAGGAGGGGTCGCCCTTCCTGTTTTCCGGGGCCCTGTTGGAACGCGGCGGCCTCACCGCTAAGCTAGGTGCCGCACATGAATCACCTTTCGCACGCGCGCGTCCTTCCCCTGGTGGCCCTGCTCTTCGTCACGGGCTGTTCCATTGATCTTCAGCACGGCCTGACGGAGCAGGATGCCAACGAGATCTACGTCCTGCTCAGCAAGAACGGCATCAACGCCGTCAAGCTGAAGGAGGGGGAAGGCCAGGACGTCCAATTCTCCATCCAGGTGCCCAAGGCGGACGCGGCCCAGGCGGCGGAGCTGCTGCGGGCCAACTCCCTGCCGCGCCCCATGGAGAAGGGCTTCAACCACTTCGCCAAGGG from Stigmatella aurantiaca encodes:
- a CDS encoding sigma-70 family RNA polymerase sigma factor encodes the protein MGFGDDKKAILEKYGPYVRSLAATVRKQFNAQLELDELVSYGQIGLLEAADRFDPKVGANFLTFAHYRIKGAIFDGLRKMGILRGGDARSAFVGERAAAYLGNLSDREQGGGNRGGSFDDDVNDISNAVAGLAMVFATSLEGADSAGYSDESLPADQRLEMEQLKRRVRAAIDKLPDKERQLLQGYYFQGRTLEEAGSEIGQSKSWASRLHARAIERLKEILDDEEAPASSDDTRRQSHGGSNGGRLGRADRSAEAAGSGRAAGEQAGSLEVRRGPR
- a CDS encoding ATP-dependent helicase HrpB, translating into MNKQGASKFDGVLANKSQAAGGAEQVQGAQAAQKAQAAQATQRADQVRQVETVNKTEKAALNKVNGATSEQLTSRAAEPVTAKAETSKAGNMMSSVVSSLEKGQLNLEKLIAQGSSGKQFSNGELLSLQASMYKYTQELDLTSKVVEKATSGLKDVVKTQV